A portion of the Rhinopithecus roxellana isolate Shanxi Qingling chromosome 19, ASM756505v1, whole genome shotgun sequence genome contains these proteins:
- the RAD51D gene encoding DNA repair protein RAD51 homolog 4 isoform X1 produces MGVLRVGLCPGLTQEMIQLLRSRRIKTVVDLVSADLEEVAQKCGLSYKALVALRRVLLAQFSAFPLNGADLYEELKTSTAILSTGIGSLDKLLDAGLYTGEVTEIVGGPGSGKTQVCLCVAANVAHGLQQNILYVDSNGGLTASRLLQLLQTKTQDEEEQAEALQRIQVVHAFDIFQMLDVLQELRGTVAQQVTGSSGTMKVVVVDSVTAVVSPLLGGQQREGLALMMQLARELKTLARDLGMAVVVTNHITRDRDSGRLKPALGRSWSFVPSTRILLDTIEGAGASAGRRMACLTKSPRQPTGFQEMVDIGTWGTSEQSATLQGDQT; encoded by the exons ATGGGCGTACTCAGAGTCGGACTGTGCCCTGGCCTCACCCAGGAGATGATCCAACTTCTCAGAAGCCGCAGGATCAAGACAG TGGTGGACCTGGTTTCTGCAGACCTGGAGGAGGTAGCTCAGAAATGCGGCTTGTCTTACAAG GCCCTGGTTGCCCTGAGGCGGGTGCTGCTGGCTCAGTTCTCAGCTTTCCCCTTGAATGGCGCTGATCTCTATGAGGAACTGAAGACCTCCACTGCCATCCTGTCCACCGGCATTGGCAG CCTGGACAAACTGCTTGATGCTGGTCTTTATACTGGAGAAGTGACTGAAATTGTAGGAGGCCCAGGTAGCGGCAAAACTCAG gtaTGTCTTTGTGTGGCAGCAAATGTGGCCCATGGCCTGCAGCAAAACATCCTATACGTAGATTCTAATGGAGGGCTGACAGCTTCCCGCCTCCTCCAGCTGCTTCAGACTAAAACCCAGGATGAGGAGGAACAG GCAGAAGCTCTCCAGAGGATCCAGGTGGTGCATGCGTTTGACATCTTCCAGATGCTGGATGTGCTGCAGGAGCTCCGAGGCACTGTGGCCCAGCAG GTAACTGGTTCTTCAGGAACtatgaaggtggtggtggtggactCGGTCACTGCGGTGGTCTCCCCACTTCTGGGAGGTCAGCAGAGGGAAG gCTTGGCCTTGATGATGCAGCTGGCCCGAGAGCTGAAGACCCTGGCCCGGGACCTTGGCATGGCAGTGGTG GTGACCAACCACATAACTCGAGACAGGGACAGCGGGAGGCTAAAACCTGCCCTTGGACGCTCCTGGAGCTTTGTGCCCAGCACTCGGATTCTCCTGGACACCATCGAGGGAGCAGGAGCATCAGCCGGCCGGCGCATGGCGTGTCTGACCAAATCTCCCCGACAG CCAACAGGTTTCCAGGAGATGGTAGACATTGGGACCTGGGGGACCTCAGAGCAGAGCGCCACATTACAGGGTGATCAGACATGA
- the RAD51D gene encoding DNA repair protein RAD51 homolog 4 isoform X2, with product MGVLRVGLCPGLTQEMIQLLRSRRIKTVVDLVSADLEEVAQKCGLSYKALVALRRVLLAQFSAFPLNGADLYEELKTSTAILSTGIGSLDKLLDAGLYTGEVTEIVGGPGSGKTQVCLCVAANVAHGLQQNILYVDSNGGLTASRLLQLLQTKTQDEEEQAEALQRIQVVHAFDIFQMLDVLQELRGTVAQQVTNHITRDRDSGRLKPALGRSWSFVPSTRILLDTIEGAGASAGRRMACLTKSPRQPTGFQEMVDIGTWGTSEQSATLQGDQT from the exons ATGGGCGTACTCAGAGTCGGACTGTGCCCTGGCCTCACCCAGGAGATGATCCAACTTCTCAGAAGCCGCAGGATCAAGACAG TGGTGGACCTGGTTTCTGCAGACCTGGAGGAGGTAGCTCAGAAATGCGGCTTGTCTTACAAG GCCCTGGTTGCCCTGAGGCGGGTGCTGCTGGCTCAGTTCTCAGCTTTCCCCTTGAATGGCGCTGATCTCTATGAGGAACTGAAGACCTCCACTGCCATCCTGTCCACCGGCATTGGCAG CCTGGACAAACTGCTTGATGCTGGTCTTTATACTGGAGAAGTGACTGAAATTGTAGGAGGCCCAGGTAGCGGCAAAACTCAG gtaTGTCTTTGTGTGGCAGCAAATGTGGCCCATGGCCTGCAGCAAAACATCCTATACGTAGATTCTAATGGAGGGCTGACAGCTTCCCGCCTCCTCCAGCTGCTTCAGACTAAAACCCAGGATGAGGAGGAACAG GCAGAAGCTCTCCAGAGGATCCAGGTGGTGCATGCGTTTGACATCTTCCAGATGCTGGATGTGCTGCAGGAGCTCCGAGGCACTGTGGCCCAGCAG GTGACCAACCACATAACTCGAGACAGGGACAGCGGGAGGCTAAAACCTGCCCTTGGACGCTCCTGGAGCTTTGTGCCCAGCACTCGGATTCTCCTGGACACCATCGAGGGAGCAGGAGCATCAGCCGGCCGGCGCATGGCGTGTCTGACCAAATCTCCCCGACAG CCAACAGGTTTCCAGGAGATGGTAGACATTGGGACCTGGGGGACCTCAGAGCAGAGCGCCACATTACAGGGTGATCAGACATGA